One window from the genome of Dermacentor silvarum isolate Dsil-2018 chromosome 5, BIME_Dsil_1.4, whole genome shotgun sequence encodes:
- the LOC119454384 gene encoding uncharacterized protein LOC119454384 — translation MAKMWEFDAFLEDGDEDFASYVERFEHYCEVANVQEEKLKKSAFITAIGKNAYKTLKDLLLPATPAEKSFEDLVKVLSDHYEPASRIIAERFRFNRRYQAEGETVATFAVALKHLAAKCKYGTFLDDALRDRFVAGLRNPAIQTGLLKKELSFESACDFAKSVEMAEQESRGFRPGSGTEADVHAIRKTGRKAAFVGKPGKQYEATKTKCHRCGQEHDASSCRYRKARCYSCKRTGHLARVCGQRPPGAGKIHAVADQQEDNEMMLYAVHHAGLAKQPYQVELMLGRKRVQMQVDTGAAVSLISEDLWKQLVNPPPLTPSTVKLKTYGGAPLEVKGQAEVPVEYKGQRKILPVVVVPGNSQRYLDAIGLRT, via the coding sequence ATGGCCAAGATGTGGGAATTCGACGCATTCCTGGAGGACGGCGATGAAGACTTCGCTTCGTACGTGGAAAGATTCGAGCACTACTGCGAAGTAGCCAACGTACAAGAGGAGAAGCTTAAGAAGTCGGCCTTCATAACGGCCATTGGCAAGAATGCGTACAAGACGCTCAAGGATTTGCTTCTACCGGCGACCCCTGCGGAGAAGAGTTTCGAAGACCTGGTCAAGGTACTGAGTGACCATTACGAGCCTGCAAGCCGAATCATCGCAGAGCGATTCAGATTCAACAGGCGGTACCAAGCGGAAGGTGAGACAGTAGCGACGTTTGCAGTTGCACTGAAACACTTGGCCGCTAAATGCAAGTACGGCACATTCCTTGACGACGCACTACGCGACCGATTCGTCGCTGGACTGCGAAACCCTGCCATTCAGACGGGTCTACTAAAAAAGGAGCTGTCGTTTGAATCTGCTTGCGACTTTGCCAAAAGCGTTGAAATGGCGGAACAGGAGTCGAGGGGGTTTCGACCTGGCAGTGGAACGGAAGCCGATGTCCATGCGATAAGGAAGACAGGCAGGAAAGCGGCATTTGTGGGCAAGCCAGGCAAGCAATACGAGGCAACCAAGACAAAGTGTCACCGTTGCGGGCAAGAGCATGACGCTAGTTCTTGTCGTTATCGGAAAGCAAGGTGCTACAGCTGCAAACGCACGGGTCACTTGGCTCGAGTATGCGGACAACGCCCGCCGGGTGCGGGAAAAATTCACGCCGTTGCCGACCAGCAAGAAGATAATGAGATGATGCTCTACGCTGTACATCACGCCGGCCTTGCGAAGCAGCCGTATCAGGTAGAACTTATGCTCGGAAGGAAGCGCGTGCAGATGCAAGTAGACACAGGAGCCGCTGTTTCTCTGATATCGGAAGACCTATGGAAGCAGCTAGTGAATCCTCCCCCGCTCACACCGTCTACGGTTAAGCTGAAGACTTACGGAGGAGCACCGCTGGAAGTGAAGGGGCAAGCCGAGGTTCCGGTCGAGTACAAAGGACAGCGCAAGATTCTACCAGTAGTTGTGGTGCCAGGAAACAGCCAGCGCTACTTGGACGCGATTGGATTGAGAACCTAG